Proteins from a genomic interval of Quercus robur chromosome 9, dhQueRobu3.1, whole genome shotgun sequence:
- the LOC126700539 gene encoding wall-associated receptor kinase 2-like, with amino-acid sequence MALREMLLQQLLLLLLGLIILAATEASQPNSNCERSCGSVSIPYPFGTKEGCYHDKSFLITCNKTKSGTSKPFLRRGNIPVLNISLDGELRVSSPIAHACYNDSGILVNETDVGLNLTKFAVSSTKNKFIAVGCDVVSLIQGSRGTDYGTGCLSLCRSVDSVKNGSCAGIGCCQTPIPTGVTDFTVALASLGNHSTILGFNPCNFGFVVEENMYNFSSSDLKNFMNKTVPVVLDWAVGNETCEDAERNSTSYACIAKNSTCYASNNGGGYRCNCSPGFEGNPYLVDGCKDINECQNPNPCYKELCHNFDGGFNCYCPKGYEGDGMKNGTSCKLLVSQSKITIIALCISVGLLVLFVGSSWIYWGLKKRKLIKLREKFFQQNGGLLLQQKLSNHKGSVETSKIYSADEIKKATNNYDESRVLGQGGYGIVYKGILPDNKVIAIKKSKIGNQIQIEQFVNEINVLTQINHRNVVKLLGCCLETEVPLLVYEFITKGTLSDHIHDKSLSSLLSWEKRLKIAAETAGALAYLHSATSVPIIHRDVKAANILLDDNFTAKVSDFGASRLVPIDQTQLNTLVQGTFGYLDPEYFHTSQLTEKSDVYSFGVVLAELLTGKMALSFDRPEIDRNLAMYFVSAVKDDRLVQILEDNNVNEGNIEELKEVANLAKRCLKVTSEDRPSMKEVAMELEGFVIMEKHPWRNTSVYTEETEFLLSAPTQSFSVDVGPSSASSTGIGYDSMRNEVLKPLDDGR; translated from the exons ATGGCTTTGCGTGAAATGCTTTTGCAAcaactgctgctgctgctgcttgGGTTGATAATTTTAGCAGCAACAGAAGCATCTCAACCCAATTCGAACTGCGAAAGGAGCTGTGGAAGTGTTAGCATCCCTTACCCTTTTGGAACAAAAGAGGGTTGCTACCATGATAAGTCTTTTCTCATCACTTGTAATAAGACCAAGAGTGGTACTTCAAAACCATTTCTGCGCCGTGGCAATATACCTGTCCTCAACATATCATTGGATGGTGAACTGCGAGTCTCAAGCCCCATAGCTCATGCCTGCTACAATGACTCAGGCATTCTTGTCAACGAAACAGATGTCGGGCTCAACTTAACAAAGTTTGCCGTCTCATCTACGAAGAACAAGTTCATAGCTGTCGGTTGTGACGTTGTGTCGCTTATTCAAGGTTCGAGGGGAACGGACTACGGAACTGGATGCTTATCACTCTGTCGCAGTGTTGACAGCGTGAAAAATGGATCTTGCGCTGGCATAGGCTGTTGCCAGACTCCTATCCCAACAGGTGTAACAGATTTTACTGTGGCTCTTGCAAGCCTTGGCAACCACTCCACCATACTTGGCTTCAATCCATGTAATTTCGGTTTTGTAGTGGAAGAAAATATGTACAACTTTTCCTCTTCAGATCTTAAAAATTTCATGAATAAGACTGTTCCAGTGGTGCTTGATTGGGCAGTTGGAAATGAGACATGCGAAGACGCTGAGAGGAATTCAACTAGCTATGCATGTATTGCAAAAAACAGTACATGTTATGCATCCAACAATGGTGGTGGGTATCGTTGCAATTGCTCCCCTGGCTTTGAAGGGAACCCATACCTCGTTGATGGTTGCAAAG ATATTAATGAGTGCCAAAATCCAAACCCCTGCTACAAAGAGTTATGCCATAACTTTGATGGGGGTTTCAATTGCTATTGTCCTAAGGGATACGAAGGTGATGGGATGAAAAACGGAACAAGTTGCAAGCTTTTAGTCAGCCAATCCAAGATTACCATTATTGCACTAT GTATCAGTGTTGGCCTTTTAGTATTGTTTGTGGGAAGTTCTTGGATATATTGGggattgaaaaaaagaaaactcatcAAGCTTAGAGAAAAATTCTTCCAGCAAAATGGTGGCttattattacaacaaaaactaTCTAATCACAAAGGGTCTGTCGAGACAAGCAAAATTTATAGTGCAGATGAGATCAAAAAAGCTACCAACAACTATGATGAAAGTAGAGTCCTTGGTCAAGGAGGCTATGGAATAGTTTATAAAGGAATATTACCAGATAACAAAGTGATTGCTATTAAGAAGTCCAAAATTGGTAATCAGATCCAGATTGAGCAATTCGTAAATGAAATAAATGTGCTTACCCAAATTAACCATAGGAATGTGGTTAAGCTATTAGGTTGTTGTCTAGAAACAGAAGTGCCCTTACTAGTTTATGAATTCATCACAAAAGGGACTCTTTCTGATCATATTCATGATAAAAGCCTATCATCCTTACTTTCTTGGGAAAAACGCTTGAAGATTGCTGCAGAAACTGCAGGAGCACTTGCATACTTGCATTCTGCAACTTCTGTGCCAATTATACATAGAGATGTCAAAGCTGCAAATATACTATTAGATGATAATTTCACAGCAAAAGTGTCTGACTTCGGAGCTTCCAGGCTAGTTCCTATTGATCAAACGCAATTAAACACTTTGGTGCAAGGAACTTTTGGATACTTAGACCCAGAATATTTTCATACTAGCCAATTAACAGAAAAAAGTGATGTATATAGTTTTGGTGTTGTTTTGGCAGAGCTTCTGACTGGTAAGATGGCACTTTCGTTTGATAGGCCTGAAATTGACAGAAATCTAGCAATGTACTTTGTTTCTGCTGTGAAAGATGATCGCCTAGTTCAAATTCTTGAAGACAACAATGTTAATGAGGGTAATATTGAGGAACTAAAGGAAGTTGCTAATCTTGCAAAAAGGTGCTTGAAGGTGACAAGCGAGGATAGGCCTTCTATGAAGGAAGTGGCAATGGAATTGGAGGGGTTTGTTATCATGGAAAAACATCCTTGGAGAAATACTAGTGTCTATACAGAGGAAACTGAGTTCTTGCTCAGTGCGCCTACTCAATCATTTAGTGTTGATGTTGGTCCAAGTAGTGCATCTAGTACAGGTATTGGGTACGATAGCATGAGAAACGAAGTATTGAAACCGCTGGATGATGGGAGATAG
- the LOC126700960 gene encoding uncharacterized protein LOC126700960, translated as MEQAVIEELQNLYLTKEEEEEIQITVQSRDDLLEECSLSLFGRLLSERQQNVRALKSTLRAAWKMGSELRIVEVGSNILQFKFSSSYQRDWVENSGPWNFENNLLLLCRWRKGLTVKNIVFTHSPFWVQLWGLPFELMSEEVGQDIGRSLGCLIEVDKRACQLDQAKFMRIRVDVPIDKPLVEAEML; from the coding sequence ATGGAGCAAGCAGTGATTGAAGAACTACAAAACCTCTACCTTAccaaagaggaagaagaggaaataCAAATAACAGTACAAAGCCGGGATGATCTTTTAGAAGAGTGTTCATTAAGTTTGTTTGGTAGGCTTCTTTCAGAGAGGCAGCAAAATGTAAGAGCTCTGAAAAGCACTCTAAGAGCTGCATGGAAAATGGGGTCAGAGCTGAGAATAGTTGAGGTAGGAAGCAACATTTTACAATTCAAATTTAGCTCCAGTTATCAAAGAGATTGGGTAGAAAATAGTGGGCCATGGAACTTTGAGAATAATCTGCTTCTCTTGTGTAGATGGAGAAAAGGCCTCACTGTAAAAAATATAGTCTTCACTCACTCCCCTTTTTGGGTCCAGCTGTGGGGATTGCCATTTGAGCTTATGTCAGAGGAGGTTGGGCAAGATATTGGAAGAAGTTTGGGATGCCTTATTGAAGTAGATAAACGGGCATGCCAACTGGACCAGGCAAAGTTCATGCGCATCAGAGTAGATGTTCCAATAGATAAGCCTCTCGTAGAGGCGGAAATGTTGTAA